From the genome of Spinacia oleracea cultivar Varoflay chromosome 2, BTI_SOV_V1, whole genome shotgun sequence, one region includes:
- the LOC130467414 gene encoding uncharacterized protein, with product MVLSCYKNDSLKRPFKSEKFLPLVRSNWEKTVEGCYMFRFIQRLKWLKIDLKNLNKEGFNSVEAEDLRLFHAFTDAQNKRHSNPRNVDLATAEKQASVAYKNAHAAYLSYLQQTAKLNWLEHGDENTRIFHQSIKQRRKQNKIHSIFNMNGDWVQSADEITRPWLDGYNSCFFKAAWPIIVNDLFLAISDFFKTGKILKEVNVTSISLIPKISVPSSTGDFRPITCCSIIYKCISKILCEKIGSVLPDVISQNQDLKKAYDTVEWGFIEEVIVDLGFPSHFVQLIMTCLTTTRYSILINGVPTDLIQPRRGLRQGDKESVQLLLSSFARFSSTTGLQVNPAKSSIYCCGGTVSLREELVSVSGFGKGVLPFRYLGVPISTKNLNAADCELLVEKMVTKIKIWSSRHLSFAGRAQLINSVLMSICSY from the exons ATGGTGCTTAGCTGCTATAAAAATGATTCTCTGAAGAGGCCTTTCAAGTCTGAAAAATTCTTGCCTCTGGTTAGGTCTAATTGGGAGAAGACTGTGGAAGGATGTTATATGTTCAGATTTATTCAAAGGCTTAAATGGCTAAAAATTGATTTGAAAAATCTCAATAAAGAGGGGTTCAACTCTGTGGAAGCTGAAGACTTGAGACTGTTTCATGCCTTCACTGATGCACAAAACAAGCGTCACTCTAATCCTCGGAATGTTGATCTAGCTACTGCAGAAAAACAAGCTAGTGTAGCCTACAAGAATGCTCATGCAGCTTACTTATCTTATCTCCAACAAACAGCCAAACTTAATTGGTTGGAACATGGGGATGAGAACACCAGAATTTTCCATCAAAGCATCAAGCAGAGAAGGAAACAAAACAAGATTCACTCTATCTTCAATATGAATGGTGATTGGGTTCAATCAGCTGATGAA ATAACAAGGCCCTGGTTGGATGGTTATAACAGTTGTTTCTTCAAAGCTGCATGGCCTATTATCGTGAATGATCTGTTCTTGgctatttcagatttctttaAAACAGGAAAAATCCTAAAAGAGGTCAATGTCACTTCAATCTCTCTGATCCCAAAAATCTCAGTTCCTTCTTCTACTGGTGACTTCAGACCTATAACCTGTTGCTCAATAATTTATAAGTGTATCTCCAAGATCCTTTGTGAGAAAATTGGTAGTGTTCTTCCTGATGTTATATCTCAAAACCAAG ACTTGAAAAAGGCATATGATACTGTTGAGTGGGGCTTCATTGAGGAAGTGATAGTGGACCTTGGTTTTCCTTCTCACTTTGTTCAATTGATCATGACATGCTTGACCACCACAAGATACTCCATTCTCATAAATGGTGTTCCAACTGATCTGATCCAACCAAGAAGGGGGCTCAGACAAG GTGACAAGGAGTCAGTTCAGCTTTTGCTCTCATCTTTTGCTCGCTTTTCTTCCACTACTGGACTCCAGGTTAATCCTGCCAAGTCATCTATCTATTGTTGTGGGGGAACTGTCAGTTTAAGGGAGGAATTGGTGTCTGTGTCTGGTTTTGGGAAGGGTGTTCTGCCTTTTAGATACCTGGGTGTCCCCATCAGCACAAAAAATCTTAATGCAGCTGACTGTGAACTGCTGGTGGAGAAAATGgtgacaaaaatcaaaatttggaGCTCCAGGCATCTCTCATTTGCTGGAAGGGCTCAACTCATCAACTCTGTTCTAATGAGCATTTGCTCTTATTAG